Proteins encoded in a region of the Mercenaria mercenaria strain notata chromosome 1, MADL_Memer_1, whole genome shotgun sequence genome:
- the LOC123532633 gene encoding WSCD family member GA21586-like isoform X1, translating to MIYVLTCEDEKTKKLRLKNFKSSYCHHRRPLRKCVRVLLCFLFICTTIVMMDFPNRAKNTINPWKHTAGEDFHENLTFNRTKTTKVFDINAIRPHSVECEDRKSGKFRLSAKELPLTALASPNRSGNAWLRHLLQMATGTGTSSIYCDRELHRKGFPFECDHTNHSRMLVVKTHEPCPPLLPQKGKKVVQKPRLKNPPFYRAVIIIRDPYKILVGNMHKSHLQVFKEEKYFKENSEWRSALPDLLNWWNHHNDYWLTKFRGPVYPLLYSKLLIDTENELKKLLKFLNVTYTESDIRCAMDNKEGQFHRNQTVWTRIKDITGLFDNTLKKEIDASVKVVSELLNTKYGIEWLDENHRVRR from the exons gaaGTGTGTACGTGTTCTCCTgtgttttttattcatttgtacGACAATTGTTATGATGGACTTTCCGAATAGAGCCAAAAATACAATTAACCCATGGAAGCACACAGCAGGAGAAGACTTCCACGAAAATCTGACATTTAATCGAACTAAAAcaacaaaagtatttgacattaaTGCCATCCGTCCGCATTCTGTAGAATGTGAAGATCGTAAATCTGGAAAATTTCGATTGTCAGCCAAGGAGCTCCCGTTGACGGCACTTGCTTCTCCCAACAGATCAGGAAATGCCTGGTTACGTCATTTATTACAGATGGCCACAG GTACTGGAACGTCGTCGATATACTGTGACCGTGAACTGCACCGGAAGGGTTTTCCATTTGAATGCGATCATACAAACCATAGCAGAATGCTTGTTGTGAAAACACACGAACCTTGTCCACCTCTGCTACCTCAGAAGGGGAAAAAAGTGGTTCAGAAGCCTAGATTGAAAAATCCTCCATTTTATAGGGCTGTTATAATTATTCGGGATCCATACAAGATCCTTGTCGGCAATATGCACAAAAGCCATTTACAAGTTTTCAAAGAAGAGAAATATTTCAAGGAGAACAGCG AATGGCGAAGTGCACTACCAGATCTGTTAAATTGGTGGAATCATCACAATGACTACTGGTTAACAAAATTCCGTGGACCAGTTTATCCGCTGCTTTATTCAAAGTTGTTGATAGATACAGAAAATGAACTTAAAAAACTGCTAAAATTTCTGAATGTCACCTACACTGAGTCAGATATCAGGTGTGCAATGGATAACAAGGAGGGACAATTCCACCGAAACCAAACCGTTTGGACAAGAATAAAAGACATTACTGGATTGTTTGATAATACTTTGAAGAAAGAAATTGATGCTAGTGTAAAAGTAGTGTCTGAACTTTTGAACACTAAGTACGGTATTGAGTGGTTGGATGAAAATCATAGAGTTAGgagatag
- the LOC123532633 gene encoding WSCD family member GA21586-like isoform X3 codes for MMDFPNRAKNTINPWKHTAGEDFHENLTFNRTKTTKVFDINAIRPHSVECEDRKSGKFRLSAKELPLTALASPNRSGNAWLRHLLQMATGTGTSSIYCDRELHRKGFPFECDHTNHSRMLVVKTHEPCPPLLPQKGKKVVQKPRLKNPPFYRAVIIIRDPYKILVGNMHKSHLQVFKEEKYFKENSEWRSALPDLLNWWNHHNDYWLTKFRGPVYPLLYSKLLIDTENELKKLLKFLNVTYTESDIRCAMDNKEGQFHRNQTVWTRIKDITGLFDNTLKKEIDASVKVVSELLNTKYGIEWLDENHRVRR; via the exons ATGATGGACTTTCCGAATAGAGCCAAAAATACAATTAACCCATGGAAGCACACAGCAGGAGAAGACTTCCACGAAAATCTGACATTTAATCGAACTAAAAcaacaaaagtatttgacattaaTGCCATCCGTCCGCATTCTGTAGAATGTGAAGATCGTAAATCTGGAAAATTTCGATTGTCAGCCAAGGAGCTCCCGTTGACGGCACTTGCTTCTCCCAACAGATCAGGAAATGCCTGGTTACGTCATTTATTACAGATGGCCACAG GTACTGGAACGTCGTCGATATACTGTGACCGTGAACTGCACCGGAAGGGTTTTCCATTTGAATGCGATCATACAAACCATAGCAGAATGCTTGTTGTGAAAACACACGAACCTTGTCCACCTCTGCTACCTCAGAAGGGGAAAAAAGTGGTTCAGAAGCCTAGATTGAAAAATCCTCCATTTTATAGGGCTGTTATAATTATTCGGGATCCATACAAGATCCTTGTCGGCAATATGCACAAAAGCCATTTACAAGTTTTCAAAGAAGAGAAATATTTCAAGGAGAACAGCG AATGGCGAAGTGCACTACCAGATCTGTTAAATTGGTGGAATCATCACAATGACTACTGGTTAACAAAATTCCGTGGACCAGTTTATCCGCTGCTTTATTCAAAGTTGTTGATAGATACAGAAAATGAACTTAAAAAACTGCTAAAATTTCTGAATGTCACCTACACTGAGTCAGATATCAGGTGTGCAATGGATAACAAGGAGGGACAATTCCACCGAAACCAAACCGTTTGGACAAGAATAAAAGACATTACTGGATTGTTTGATAATACTTTGAAGAAAGAAATTGATGCTAGTGTAAAAGTAGTGTCTGAACTTTTGAACACTAAGTACGGTATTGAGTGGTTGGATGAAAATCATAGAGTTAGgagatag
- the LOC123532633 gene encoding WSCD family member GA21586-like isoform X2 has protein sequence MRKLRKCVRVLLCFLFICTTIVMMDFPNRAKNTINPWKHTAGEDFHENLTFNRTKTTKVFDINAIRPHSVECEDRKSGKFRLSAKELPLTALASPNRSGNAWLRHLLQMATGTGTSSIYCDRELHRKGFPFECDHTNHSRMLVVKTHEPCPPLLPQKGKKVVQKPRLKNPPFYRAVIIIRDPYKILVGNMHKSHLQVFKEEKYFKENSEWRSALPDLLNWWNHHNDYWLTKFRGPVYPLLYSKLLIDTENELKKLLKFLNVTYTESDIRCAMDNKEGQFHRNQTVWTRIKDITGLFDNTLKKEIDASVKVVSELLNTKYGIEWLDENHRVRR, from the exons gaaGTGTGTACGTGTTCTCCTgtgttttttattcatttgtacGACAATTGTTATGATGGACTTTCCGAATAGAGCCAAAAATACAATTAACCCATGGAAGCACACAGCAGGAGAAGACTTCCACGAAAATCTGACATTTAATCGAACTAAAAcaacaaaagtatttgacattaaTGCCATCCGTCCGCATTCTGTAGAATGTGAAGATCGTAAATCTGGAAAATTTCGATTGTCAGCCAAGGAGCTCCCGTTGACGGCACTTGCTTCTCCCAACAGATCAGGAAATGCCTGGTTACGTCATTTATTACAGATGGCCACAG GTACTGGAACGTCGTCGATATACTGTGACCGTGAACTGCACCGGAAGGGTTTTCCATTTGAATGCGATCATACAAACCATAGCAGAATGCTTGTTGTGAAAACACACGAACCTTGTCCACCTCTGCTACCTCAGAAGGGGAAAAAAGTGGTTCAGAAGCCTAGATTGAAAAATCCTCCATTTTATAGGGCTGTTATAATTATTCGGGATCCATACAAGATCCTTGTCGGCAATATGCACAAAAGCCATTTACAAGTTTTCAAAGAAGAGAAATATTTCAAGGAGAACAGCG AATGGCGAAGTGCACTACCAGATCTGTTAAATTGGTGGAATCATCACAATGACTACTGGTTAACAAAATTCCGTGGACCAGTTTATCCGCTGCTTTATTCAAAGTTGTTGATAGATACAGAAAATGAACTTAAAAAACTGCTAAAATTTCTGAATGTCACCTACACTGAGTCAGATATCAGGTGTGCAATGGATAACAAGGAGGGACAATTCCACCGAAACCAAACCGTTTGGACAAGAATAAAAGACATTACTGGATTGTTTGATAATACTTTGAAGAAAGAAATTGATGCTAGTGTAAAAGTAGTGTCTGAACTTTTGAACACTAAGTACGGTATTGAGTGGTTGGATGAAAATCATAGAGTTAGgagatag
- the LOC123545440 gene encoding uncharacterized protein LOC123545440 — protein MAIELATGAKFEWNDKVEEKFNELFDSIDTDGNGKLTFDEVKDRILVRVLRRMGQNPTDSEIKQYIDGIDKDGDGAVSKEEFRNWIKELIVTLQDPQKSLALAVQIMFNACDLDRDGRLSEEEFSKFMKEKGRPLKDTEIRQLFIAVDRDGDTSTLNKEELLSVILIGRAHKLNQQQQQKLHN, from the exons ATGGCTATAGAATTAGCAACAGGG gCCAAGTTCGAGTGGAATGATAAAGTAGAGGAAA AATTTAACGAGCTGTTTGATAGTATTGATACTGATGGTAATGGAAAATTGACATTTGACGAAGTGAAGGACAGAATTTTAGTACGTGTTTTAAGACGAATGGGTCAGAACCCAACAGACTCAGAAATTAAACAATACATAGATGGTATAGATAAAGACG GAGATGGTGCAGTTAGTAAAGAAGAGTTTAGAAACTGGATAAAAGAACTGATTGTCACACTTCAAGATCCACAGAAGTCCTTGGCTCTCGCTGTACAAATTATGTTTAATGCATGTGATTTGGACAGAGATGGAAGACTGAGCGAAGAAGAATTTag CAAGTTTATGAAAGAGAAGGGACGTCCATTAAAAGATACAGAAATTCGACAACTGTTCATTGCAGTAGACAGAGACGGAGATACCAGTACTCTTAACAAAGAAG AGCTGCTAAGTGTTATATTAATCGGACGGGCGCACAAACTaaatcaacaacaacagcaaaaactACACAACTGA